The following DNA comes from Enterocloster bolteae.
CAAGCATATGGCGGCGGAATAACTTCTCATCCTCCTTTTCCAGTTCAATATTTCCTGTCGGATACGGAATTGCCATGGCAGGCACAACCCTGTTGGCGCCTACATTGATGGAAATAGGTGTTACAGTACATACATGCACTGCCGGAATTCCCTGTGCTTCGGTTTCCCTGACAATCGTTGCGCCGCAACGAGTACAGGTTCCTCAGGCAGAAGTCAGAATAATACCGTCAACCTTCATCGCCTTAAGCTCTGCAGCAATTGCCTGTCCAAAGGCAACTGCATTGTTGGTTGCGCAGCCATTTCCCGAAGTAACAAAGAGAGTATCGCTGAGCTTACCGATTTTTCCTTCTGCCTCCATATCCTTTAATACGTCGGCAGGAATCATTCGGTTGGGATCTTCCTGGGCATATACAGGATCGCAGCCTCCATGTATCATCTGATGCCTGGGCATATGGAAACCGCCGTAATCCTTACTAAATGAGTACTTTCCAAACTTAGTTGCAATACCGGTCTCAATATGGTCCGGGTTCCCCTCCGGCACAACAGCACCAGTTGTTACCAGGGCTATGACAGCCTTGGACAGCTCCTTAATGGCAGGCGCCGGAGGCACTCTGTTGTATGTAGGCATCGGCAGTTCTGTTTCGTAGGGCCTTCCATTGACCTTATTAAGCATCATTTCAACACACCTTTCAGCGCCGGTCTTATTGGAAAATTTGTTGATTCTCTGTCCCCTTTGGATATAGTTGTCGGCCTTGGGGTCTAAGGACCTGGGGTCCGTAAGGACTTTCCTAATCAGGGCAGTCATATCCGCTATCGCAGACCTCATACTCCCGGCAGAATTTCTGGTTTTTGTAATAAAACCGTATGTACGGAACATTTCTGCACCGGGATTTTCGGGGTACATTCCCGAAAA
Coding sequences within:
- a CDS encoding glycine/betaine/sarcosine/D-proline family reductase selenoprotein B yields the protein MKIIHYINQFYAQIGGEEKADTPLSVRENAMIGPGVALKAAMGDEAEIVATIVCGDNYFNENLDEVTAGVAKALENYKPDIVIAGPAFNAGRYGMACGNILKICSLKGIPAFSGMYPENPGAEMFRTYGFITKTRNSAGSMRSAIADMTALIRKVLTDPRSLDPKADNYIQRGQRINKFSNKTGAERCVEMMLNKVNGRPYETELPMPTYNRVPPAPAIKELSKAVIALVTTGAVVPEGNPDHIETGIATKFGKYSFSKDYGGFHMPRHQMIHGGCDPVYAQEDPNRMIPADVLKDMEAEGKIGKLSDTLFVTSGNGCATNNAVAFGQAIAAELKAMKVDGIILTSAUGTCTRCGATIVRETEAQGIPAVHVCTVTPISINVGANRVVPAMAIPYPTGNIELEKEDEKLFRRHMLDTAVEALATEITEQTIF